The genomic stretch GTTTCATCTCCATCAATGACTTTGTCACTCCTTTATGCCATATACAACTAGCAGGCACATACAATAGATTGTACCCCTGCTTTTTTGCCCTGATACACCAATCACTCTCCTCCCAGTATGCAAAAAATTTTTCATCAAAGAGTCCAATATGGGCCAGGACAGAAGTACGAATCATCATTGCACATCCTTCAACATAACTGGTTTCAAATATTTCATCATACTGTCCCGTATCAAAACCTGTTCTTTTTTTAACTTTGCAAGTCCACAGATCTATCTTTGCACCAGCAAATGAAATATAGTCCTTCCTTCCATGATAGTCATAAGCATACACTTTTGGCCCCACGCATGCAATCTTTTCGTCTGTAAAACTCTCAACCAGAACTTTTATTGTGTCTTTATTTACAACAGCATCCGCATTCAACAAGAACACAAACTCATACCCATGCTTCAGTGCAAACTCAAACCCAAGATTGTTGCCGCCAGTGAAACCGAGATTTTTTGGTGAGAGATAGAAAAGAATTTTTTTTGTGCCTTTCCTCTCCAGTTTCACATCTCCTACATCTTTCATCTCAACTACATCGTAATTTTTCTGTGTGAAGTACTTTCGCAAAATCTCAACTGAGTTGTCCTTTGAACCATTATCCACAAGAAATATATCCACGCCATGTGGCTCTGTCTCGGAAGCCATTACAGAATCTATCGCTTCCATCGTATCTTTCGCACAGTTCCAGTTGAGAATGATTGTAAGGACTGATGCCATCAAAACTGGTAAAATATGGTTCATATTTAAAGAGTGTGGTGCTATTTCTTCTTTTTCAATAATGCTAGAACATCTTTTACTTCCTCGATAATTTTTCCTCTGGTTAGTAGGTATATAGAAGTTGCATAACACACTGTAAAGGAGGCAATTTTTAGGATGAAAATCGTGAAAGAGATTTCACGAGAAAAGAATGTAATAAGTAAAATTGGACAAACTCCTATTATTGATGCTAGAAAAGAAGGAATTGATGTTTGCAAAACCTCTCTTATGTGAATGCTGATAATTTTATTTACAAAAGAGATTACCCATATAAACATAGGAAAACCAAATATCAGGTAAGTCAGAGCTACACCAACTGTACCGAAAAGTATGCAAAGGGGACATACAAATATCGCCACGATCAGAAGGCCAACTAAGGTTTGGAGGAAGTTTATTCTTACATTACCAGTGGAAACAATAATAGCTCCTGCAGGTACCCAAAGAATTGGAAGAATTGCAAATCCTGAGATTATGGTAAGAACTGGTATTGCTCCGTCCCATTTGGAAGTATTTCCTGCAAGTACAACTCTCACGAAATCAGGAGCGAGAAACATTAAACCGATGCAAACAGGGAACGCAAAGAGCGAAATATACTTGAGAGTAGTTAGATAACCTTTTCTCAAACGGTCTTTATTTCCTACCACTTTACAGTAGGTGGGAAACAGAACAGCATTCAACACACCACCGATTACGGATGGAATTACAAAACCCCATGTCCATGCAACCTCATATGCTCCAAGTGATTCTGTTCCAAATGAATTCCCCACGACAAATTTCCCAATAGAAAGGGTTGCCCAATACATTATCCCAACAGCCAGCACATACTTCCCAAAGTTCAGCAGTTCCTTTGCCACTTTGACATCAAACACGAATTTTACTTTCCAGGAAACAAAAGAATACAGCACAACCACTGTGATCAAGCCACCAGCAAGATTGCCAAAAACCACGCTCCAGTAGGAAAAACCGAGGAAGGCAAGAGCAATAACTAGAATTCCCTTACTCAGTCCTCCAGAGAGATTGGCAAGCACAATTTTGTTAAATTTCAATTCTCTAGTCAAGCGTACAGTGACCACAAATCCAGCAGATGTGAGGAAAAACTGCAAGCTTGCAATTCTGATCACATTTGTCAATCTTGGTTCAGCCATGAAATCTGCAACAAAAGGTGCTATGGAAAATACTGTTAGATAAAGCCCAGTTGCAAAAATCAGACGAAGGGTTGCGCCAGTGTAAAGTTCTTTTTCAATGTTTTCCTTTTGCTTTTGAATAATTGCAGCACTTAAACCAAAATCACCAAGAATCTCACCGAATCCAATAAAAACCATTGCCATGCTCACTATTCCATACTCATCTGGAAACAACAACCTTGCCAGAACCAAAGAGGTTATCAGGGAGATGCCATAGCTTACAACTCTGAGCAAACTCACCCACAGAATGTTCTTTGCTGTCTTTTCCTTAAGTCCCTGCATTGGTCTCACGCATTCTTACCAGCATTTCTCTGGTGGTTGGAACCCTCAAAATTTTTTCAAGTTTTTCTGTATTCAAAGAGGAATTGACAGGTCTTTTAGCTGTGAAGTTTAGCTCACTTGAGTGAACATCTTTGACAAGAGCTTTATCCAACCTAAAAGCATCACAAATTTCATACACAAACTCCAACCTTGAGATTGCATTCCTGCTTCCACAATGGAAAATCCCTCTTACCTGCCTTTCAATC from Thermoplasmata archaeon encodes the following:
- a CDS encoding glycosyltransferase family 2 protein; translation: MASVLTIILNWNCAKDTMEAIDSVMASETEPHGVDIFLVDNGSKDNSVEILRKYFTQKNYDVVEMKDVGDVKLERKGTKKILFYLSPKNLGFTGGNNLGFEFALKHGYEFVFLLNADAVVNKDTIKVLVESFTDEKIACVGPKVYAYDYHGRKDYISFAGAKIDLWTCKVKKRTGFDTGQYDEIFETSYVEGCAMMIRTSVLAHIGLFDEKFFAYWEESDWCIRAKKQGYNLLYVPASCIWHKGVTKSLMEMKPHILFFNNRNSVFFAKKHCRFWLTYIIYWFFYTPFRFFLKLIIRTKNLRYTLKMLTTYWHGILSGLLSL
- a CDS encoding lipopolysaccharide biosynthesis protein, with protein sequence MQGLKEKTAKNILWVSLLRVVSYGISLITSLVLARLLFPDEYGIVSMAMVFIGFGEILGDFGLSAAIIQKQKENIEKELYTGATLRLIFATGLYLTVFSIAPFVADFMAEPRLTNVIRIASLQFFLTSAGFVVTVRLTRELKFNKIVLANLSGGLSKGILVIALAFLGFSYWSVVFGNLAGGLITVVVLYSFVSWKVKFVFDVKVAKELLNFGKYVLAVGIMYWATLSIGKFVVGNSFGTESLGAYEVAWTWGFVIPSVIGGVLNAVLFPTYCKVVGNKDRLRKGYLTTLKYISLFAFPVCIGLMFLAPDFVRVVLAGNTSKWDGAIPVLTIISGFAILPILWVPAGAIIVSTGNVRINFLQTLVGLLIVAIFVCPLCILFGTVGVALTYLIFGFPMFIWVISFVNKIISIHIREVLQTSIPSFLASIIGVCPILLITFFSREISFTIFILKIASFTVCYATSIYLLTRGKIIEEVKDVLALLKKKK